Proteins from one Choloepus didactylus isolate mChoDid1 chromosome 4, mChoDid1.pri, whole genome shotgun sequence genomic window:
- the SPATA5L1 gene encoding spermatogenesis-associated protein 5-like protein 1 translates to MAPDSGPFPEGPLLRLLALDPRDRGTQRCRLGPAALRALGARLGSAVKISLPDGGSCLCTVWPRRDRADGFVQLDLQCASPGATVGASGTAGNFNLNRFRLVPCPLLRRLTVWPVLRERIGAPGAASHADVLEAAQELLRNRPVSRGHVVTAPPGTPGPVAALHVVGGTPSPDPSGLITPRTRIVLGGAPLSESEQRPEVPLGGLSEAADSLRELLRLPLRYPRTLAALGLAVPRGVLLAGPPGVGKTQLVRAVAREAGAELLAVSAPELQGARPGETEENVRRVFQRAQELASRRPSLLFLDEVDALCPRRGSSHGAPESRVVAQVLTLLDGISGDREVVVVGATSRPDALDPALRRPGRFDREVIIGTPTLKQRKAILQVITSKMPICSRVNLGLLAEMTVGYVGADLTALCREAAMHAMLHCNKNQDNPLIDETDFLEAFKKIQPSSFRSVIGLTDIKPVCWEQIGGLEDVKLKLKQSIEWPLKFPQEFARMGLTQPKGVLLYGPPGCAKTTLVRALATSCHCSFVSVSGADLFSPFVGDSEKVLSQVFRQARANTPAIVFLDEIDSILGSRSASKRGCDVQERVLSVLLNELDGVGLKTVERRGSKLEQQGKCKELKKNEELEFQDVFNRNVVIVAATNRPDVLDDALLRPGRLDKMIYIPPPDEKGRLSILKVCTKNIPVGPDVSLEKLAAETCFFSGADLRNFCKEAALLALQENGLEATTVKQEHFLKSLKTVKPSLSYKDFTLYENLFQKQEFSNLEDI, encoded by the exons ATGGCTCCGGACTCGGGTCCCTTTCCTGAAGGGCCGCTCTTACGGCTGTTAGCTTTAGACCCTAGGGACCGGGGCACCCAGCGCTGCCGCCTGGGCCCGGCCGCCCTCCGTGCCTTGGGCGCGCGCTTAGGCTCGGCGGTGAAGATCTCGCTGCCAGATGGCGGCTCCTGTCTCTGTACAGTTTGGCCGCGACGCGACAGAGCGGACGGCTTTGTGCAGCTGGATCTGCAGTGCGCGAGCCCCGGGGCGACAGTGGGGGCGTCGGGGACCGCGGGAAACTTCAATCTGAACCGCTTCCGCCTGGTGCCTTGCCCGCTCCTGCGGCGCCTCACTGTGTGGCCGGTGTTGCGCGAGCGAATTGGTGCTCCCGGGGCCGCGAGTCATGCCGACGTGCTGGAGGCGGCGCAGGAGCTGCTGCGGAACAGACCTGTCTCCCGGGGCCACGTGGTGACCGCTCCGCCCGGCACACCCGGCCCTGTGGCTGCCCTTCATGTTGTCGGCGGGACACCCAGCCCGGATCCGTCCGGGCTGATCACCCCTCGCACCCGTATCGTCCTCGGTGGGGCACCCTTGTCGGAATCGGAGCAGCGGCCGGAGGTGCCCCTGGGGGGCCTGTCCGAGGCGGCCGACTCGCTGCGAGAGCTCCTCCGCCTGCCGCTCCGCTATCCTCGCACCTTGGCCGCGCTGGGGCTAGCCGTGCCTCGCGGGGTGCTCCTGGCTGGACCTCCTGGAGTGGGCAAGACCCAGTTGGTGCGGGCCGTGGCCCGGGAAGCGGGCGCCGAACTGCTGGCCGTGAGCGCTCCGGAGCTTCAGGGCGCTCGGCCGGGGGAGACCGAAGAGAATGTGAGACGGGTCTTCCAGCGCGCCCAGGAGTTGGCCAGCCGCCGGCCCAGCCTCCTCTTCCTAGATGAAGTGGACGCCCTGTGCCCCCGACGGGGCAGCTCACACGGAGCTCCCGAGAGCCGCGTGGTAGCCCAGGTGTTGACGCTGCTGGACGGCATCAGCGGGGACCGAGAGGTGGTGGTTGTAGGCGCCACCAGCAGGCCGGACGCACTGGACCCAGCCCTGCGGAGACCAGGGAGATTTGACCGAGAG GTTATTATTGGCACTCCTACGCTTAAGCAAAGAAAGGCAATTCTGCAAGTGATTACCTCAAAGATGCCCATCTGCAGTCGTGTCAATTTGGGCCTCCTTGCAGAAATGACAGTTGGCTACGTTGGTGCAGACCTGACAGCACTCTGTAGAGAGGCTGCCATGCATGCCATGCTTCATTGCAATAAG AACCAGGACAATCCTCTGATTGATGAAACAGACTTCCTTGAagcttttaaaaagattcaaCCCTCATCATTTCGAAGTGTAATTGGACTGACCGACATCAAGCCTGTATGTTGGGAGCAGATTGGTGGCCTTGAAGATGTAAAACTGAAGTTAAAACAG AGCATTGAGTGGCCTCTGAAATTCCCTCAGGAATTTGCTAGGATGGGCCTGACACAACCAAAGGGGGTTCTCCTGTATGGCCCCCCCGGATGTGCGAAAACCACTCTGGTGAGGGCTCTGGCCACAAGCTGTCATTGCTCTTTTGTTTCAGTGAGTGGAGCTGATCTCTTTTCACCATTTGTTGGAGATTCAGAAAAAGTCTTGTCtcag GTGTTTCGACAAGCAAGAGCAAACACCCCAGCAATTGTATTTTTAGATGAAATTGATTCAATCTTGGGATCTCGATCAGCTAGCAAAAGAGGATGTGATGTTCAAGAGCGagttctttctgttcttctgaaTGAACTGGATGGTGTTGGACTTAAGACAGTAGAGAGAAGAGGCAGTAAATTAGAGCAACAGGGTAAATGCAAGgagctgaaaaaaaatgaagag TTAgaatttcaagatgtttttaatCGAAATGTCGTGATTGTTGCAGCAACAAATAGACCTGATGTGTTAGACGATGCCTTGTTACGACCTGGAAGATTAGATAAGATGATTTATATTCCACCTCCAGATGAAAAG gGAAGGCTTTCTATTTTGAAAGTCTGTACAAAAAACATACCAGTGGGGCCTGATGTTTCTTTAGAAAAGCTAGCAGCAGAAACCTGTTTTTTCTCTGGAGCTGATCTTAGAAACTTCTGCAAAGAA GCTGCCTTGCTGGCTCT